A region from the Panicum hallii strain FIL2 chromosome 1, PHallii_v3.1, whole genome shotgun sequence genome encodes:
- the LOC112902196 gene encoding defensin-like protein CAL1: MALSRRMAAPVLVFLLLLVATEMGPATVAEARHCLSQSHHFKGLCMSSSNCANVCRTENFPGGECKTEGPTRKCLCKRIC, from the exons ATGGCTCTCTCTCGCCGCATGGCCGCGCCCGTCCTCGtcttcctgctcctcctcgtcgCCACAG AGATGGGGCCGGCGACGGTGGCGGAGGCGAGGCACTGCCTGTCGCAGAGCCACCACTTCAAGGGCCTGtgcatgagcagcagcaactGCGCCAACGTCTGCCGGACCGAGAACTTCCCCGGCGGCGAGTGCAAGACGGAGGGCCCCACCCGCAAGTGCTTGTGCAAGAGGATCTGCTAG